A single window of Clostridia bacterium DNA harbors:
- a CDS encoding ABC transporter permease subunit, whose translation MIQSITKKRAKKIKASYIVNSTFIYLGIIIISLIFLFPVLWLVLASFSDSGSMYSFNGFFPKKYSLNSFKTLFTDVQLYNYPRWFLNTLLISTVSSIVGTFLVILTAYTISRFRFPSRKKLMKGTLVLGMFPSFMSMIAVYLLMTQFNLVDKPLGLALIYAAGAPMGYLTQKGFFDTISGSIEDAARIDGATNFKVFIKIILPMSKPILVYTLLTQFAWPWSDFILPKLLLKHKKYYTVAVGLMTLGDDEFARFAAGSIFIAVPIIILYFSLAKFLIKGIASGAVKE comes from the coding sequence ATGATACAGAGCATTACTAAAAAAAGAGCAAAAAAAATAAAAGCCTCTTATATAGTCAATAGTACATTTATATATTTGGGCATAATTATTATAAGCCTTATATTCTTATTTCCTGTTTTATGGCTGGTGCTTGCATCTTTTTCAGACTCAGGCTCAATGTATTCATTTAACGGCTTTTTCCCAAAAAAATACAGCCTGAATAGTTTTAAAACATTGTTTACAGATGTCCAATTATATAATTATCCAAGATGGTTTTTAAACACTTTGTTAATTTCAACCGTAAGCAGTATAGTTGGAACATTTTTAGTGATATTGACTGCATACACAATAAGCCGTTTCAGATTTCCTAGCAGAAAAAAGCTGATGAAAGGTACCTTGGTGCTTGGAATGTTCCCTTCTTTTATGAGCATGATAGCTGTTTATCTTCTTATGACGCAATTTAATCTCGTTGACAAGCCATTAGGTCTTGCTCTTATTTATGCTGCCGGTGCTCCTATGGGATATTTGACTCAAAAAGGCTTTTTTGATACGATTTCAGGTTCTATAGAAGATGCCGCGCGCATAGACGGCGCAACTAATTTTAAAGTTTTTATAAAAATTATCCTCCCGATGTCTAAACCCATTTTAGTATATACACTTCTTACACAGTTTGCGTGGCCGTGGAGCGATTTTATACTACCAAAATTATTGCTAAAACATAAAAAGTATTATACGGTCGCAGTAGGACTTATGACCCTTGGAGATGATGAATTTGCGCGTTTTGCAGCAGGCTCGATTTTTATAGCGGTTCCTATAATCATATTATATTTCTCATTGGCAAAATTCTTGATAAAAGGAATTGCTTCAGGCGCTGTAAAAGAATAA
- the spoIVA gene encoding stage IV sporulation protein A, with the protein MENFDLYQDIATRTNGDIYVGVVGPVRAGKSTFITKFMESLVIPNIANKNVKERTIDELPQAAAGKTIMTTQPKFIPNEAAKIKIRDNIEIKVRMVDCVGYLVDGVQGHKENSKPRLVKTPWSDAEMPFEEAAELGTRKVITEHSTIGICITSDGSIGTEIPRSAYVKAEEKVVAELKATGKPFLIILNTTNPLSSETTKLKNALSEKYNTSVLAIDVLNLKIEEINLILETVLLEFPIRTLEIEMPNWMQTLSPDNSVIKDVLKFTNELATKMCKMREYAIGEMMEIGNPHLEKPNVSNVNLGEGKVVYSITPKDNLFFSVLSEECGCEIDSDFKLMSYIKQVAHSKSTYEKLKTALEEVEQKGYGVVSPSLDEMTLEEPEIVRQGSRFGVRLKASAPSLHIMKVDLETEVSPIVGTEQQSEDLVRYLLSEFENDPKGIWETEMFGKSLHKLVKEGLTNKLNAMPQEAQKKMRKTLSRIVNEGRGGVICILL; encoded by the coding sequence ATGGAAAACTTTGATCTTTATCAGGATATAGCAACCCGCACTAATGGCGATATATATGTGGGTGTTGTGGGACCGGTAAGAGCAGGCAAATCGACATTCATAACCAAGTTTATGGAATCGCTGGTTATTCCAAATATAGCCAACAAAAACGTAAAAGAGCGCACTATTGACGAGCTTCCTCAGGCGGCTGCAGGCAAGACCATCATGACAACTCAGCCCAAATTTATCCCCAATGAAGCTGCCAAAATCAAAATTCGAGACAATATCGAAATCAAAGTCCGCATGGTTGACTGTGTGGGTTATCTTGTTGACGGGGTTCAGGGACACAAAGAAAACAGCAAGCCGCGTCTTGTAAAAACGCCGTGGAGCGATGCCGAAATGCCCTTTGAAGAGGCTGCCGAACTCGGAACAAGAAAGGTCATAACCGAACATTCTACTATCGGTATATGCATAACCAGCGACGGTTCGATAGGAACAGAAATTCCCAGAAGCGCTTATGTAAAGGCGGAAGAAAAAGTCGTTGCCGAGCTGAAAGCGACAGGCAAGCCGTTTTTGATTATTCTCAATACAACCAATCCTTTGTCATCCGAAACGACTAAGCTAAAAAATGCTTTGTCCGAAAAATATAATACTTCTGTTTTGGCTATTGATGTTCTTAATCTTAAGATAGAAGAAATCAATCTTATCCTAGAAACTGTTTTGCTTGAATTTCCGATAAGAACATTAGAAATAGAAATGCCCAACTGGATGCAGACATTATCGCCTGACAATTCGGTAATAAAAGATGTGCTTAAGTTTACCAATGAATTGGCGACCAAGATGTGTAAGATGCGTGAATACGCAATAGGCGAAATGATGGAAATAGGCAATCCACACCTTGAAAAGCCCAATGTATCCAATGTCAATTTGGGCGAAGGCAAAGTTGTTTATAGCATAACGCCCAAAGACAATCTGTTCTTCTCTGTTTTGAGCGAAGAATGCGGCTGCGAAATTGACAGCGATTTCAAATTGATGTCATACATAAAACAGGTTGCGCATTCTAAGAGCACTTACGAAAAATTAAAAACAGCGCTTGAAGAAGTTGAGCAAAAAGGCTATGGCGTAGTAAGTCCGTCTTTGGATGAAATGACTTTGGAAGAACCCGAAATAGTCCGCCAGGGCAGCAGGTTTGGCGTAAGACTAAAAGCGAGCGCACCGTCATTGCATATAATGAAAGTTGATCTGGAAACTGAGGTAAGCCCTATTGTAGGAACAGAACAGCAAAGCGAAGATTTGGTAAGATATCTGTTGTCTGAGTTTGAAAACGATCCTAAGGGCATATGGGAAACCGAAATGTTTGGAAAATCCTTGCACAAACTTGTCAAAGAAGGTCTTACCAATAAGCTCAATGCAATGCCGCAGGAAGCCCAGAAAAAAATGCGCAAGACTCTCTCTAGAATTGTCAATGAAGGACGCGGCGGCGTAATCTGTATCTTGTTGTAA
- a CDS encoding redox-sensing transcriptional repressor Rex has protein sequence MNGYKSFSIACVQRLPSYLNYLKNKQKEGVEYISTVTMANDLNLAAITVKKDLQQVSSTEGKPNVGFCVARLIKDIESFLGFDNTKDAVLVGAGSLGSVLLSYNGFQKYGLNIVAAFDIDPEKIDTEIHGKRVFDLNRMTGLVKRMAIHIGIITVPKDCAQSICDMMVEAGIRAIWNFAPVSLTVPNDVVVLNEDLASSLAVLSKKLKEMLM, from the coding sequence ATGAACGGTTATAAGTCATTTTCAATTGCCTGTGTACAGAGATTGCCTAGCTATCTTAATTATTTGAAAAACAAACAAAAAGAAGGTGTAGAGTATATCAGCACTGTTACTATGGCAAATGATCTTAATCTAGCTGCAATAACCGTAAAAAAAGATTTGCAGCAGGTATCGAGCACAGAAGGAAAACCCAATGTAGGTTTTTGTGTGGCGCGCTTGATAAAGGACATTGAAAGTTTTTTAGGCTTTGATAATACAAAAGATGCGGTGCTTGTGGGCGCGGGAAGTTTGGGAAGCGTGCTTTTATCATATAACGGTTTCCAAAAATACGGGCTTAATATAGTCGCTGCTTTTGATATAGACCCTGAAAAAATAGACACCGAAATACACGGCAAAAGGGTCTTTGACCTGAACAGAATGACGGGGCTGGTTAAAAGAATGGCGATTCATATAGGCATAATAACTGTCCCCAAAGACTGCGCCCAAAGCATATGCGATATGATGGTTGAAGCGGGCATAAGAGCTATTTGGAACTTTGCGCCAGTCAGCTTGACAGTTCCTAACGATGTAGTTGTACTTAATGAAGATTTGGCGTCATCGTTGGCGGTGTTGTCCAAAAAGCTAAAAGAAATGTTAATGTGA